Proteins from a genomic interval of Bacillus sp. FSL H8-0547:
- the rsgA gene encoding ribosome small subunit-dependent GTPase A — translation MPKGKIIKALSGFYYCLDGDRTIQCRGRGVFRKNKITPLVGDEVVYDYENEREGTIQEVLERKNELVRPPIANVDQAILVFSAVEPDFSPVLLDRFLVLIESNDIEPVICISKMDLIKDEKQRQEIEEYAADYRKIGYEVMLTSTLEEDGITELRPLLNGRISVFAGQSGVGKSSLLNVLRPELSLKTSGISSHLGRGKHTTRHVELIQVGTGLVADTPGFSSLEFMNIETEDLSYCFPEMRNVSGNCKFRACTHISEPKCAVKEAVENGSIPAYRYEHYLSFIEEIKDRKPRY, via the coding sequence ATGCCTAAAGGCAAAATTATCAAAGCGTTAAGCGGGTTTTACTATTGTCTTGACGGTGACCGGACCATCCAGTGCCGCGGCCGCGGGGTATTCAGAAAAAACAAAATCACCCCGCTTGTCGGCGATGAAGTCGTGTATGATTACGAAAATGAACGTGAAGGCACAATTCAGGAAGTGCTCGAGAGAAAAAATGAGCTTGTCCGCCCCCCGATTGCCAACGTTGATCAGGCTATTTTAGTGTTTTCAGCAGTTGAGCCTGATTTCAGCCCTGTTCTGCTTGACCGTTTTCTCGTTCTGATTGAATCCAATGACATTGAACCTGTCATCTGCATCAGCAAAATGGATTTGATCAAGGATGAAAAACAGCGTCAGGAAATTGAAGAATATGCAGCGGATTACAGAAAAATCGGGTATGAGGTAATGCTCACTTCTACTCTCGAGGAAGACGGAATTACTGAACTGCGTCCGCTTCTGAACGGAAGGATATCCGTTTTTGCCGGACAGTCCGGTGTCGGAAAATCTTCGCTGCTGAATGTGCTGCGCCCTGAACTTTCACTGAAGACGAGCGGCATTTCGTCTCATTTGGGCAGGGGAAAACATACAACCCGCCACGTGGAGCTCATCCAGGTCGGAACCGGCCTTGTCGCTGATACCCCTGGTTTCAGTTCACTTGAGTTTATGAACATAGAAACAGAAGACCTTTCCTACTGTTTCCCTGAGATGCGCAATGTGAGCGGAAACTGCAAATTCAGAGCATGCACGCACATTTCAGAACCGAAATGCGCCGTGAAGGAAGCTGTTGAGAATGGCAGTATTCCTGCATACAGATATGAACATTATTTAAGTTTTATAGAAGAAATTAAAGACAGAAAGCCGAGGTACTGA
- the sdaAB gene encoding L-serine ammonia-lyase, iron-sulfur-dependent subunit beta: MKYRSVFDIIGPIMIGPSSSHTAGAARIGRVARSLFGREPEWAAISFYGSFAKTYKGHGTDVAIIGGLLDFDTFDERIKTSLDIASEKGMKVTFTEEEAITDHPNTARVIIGDDHGQLELVGISIGGGKIEITELNGFELKLSGNHPAILVVHNDRFGAIAAVANVLAKYAINIGHMNVARKEKGKLALMTIEVDQNIDRSVLDELKTLPNILQVTKIAD; encoded by the coding sequence ATGAAATACAGAAGTGTTTTTGATATTATCGGACCGATTATGATTGGTCCTTCAAGTTCCCATACAGCAGGGGCTGCAAGAATCGGGAGAGTAGCAAGAAGCTTATTTGGAAGAGAACCTGAATGGGCAGCCATTTCATTCTATGGTTCATTTGCAAAAACCTATAAGGGCCATGGGACGGATGTAGCGATCATCGGAGGCCTGCTTGATTTTGATACATTTGATGAGCGGATTAAAACGTCGCTTGACATCGCATCTGAAAAAGGGATGAAAGTGACATTTACCGAAGAAGAAGCGATTACAGATCATCCAAATACAGCCCGTGTGATTATCGGAGATGACCATGGCCAGCTGGAGCTTGTCGGCATTTCGATCGGCGGAGGGAAAATTGAAATTACAGAGCTGAACGGTTTTGAGCTTAAGCTCTCAGGCAACCATCCTGCCATTCTTGTGGTGCATAATGACCGTTTCGGTGCGATTGCAGCTGTAGCGAATGTGCTTGCAAAATACGCGATTAATATCGGCCATATGAATGTTGCCCGCAAGGAAAAAGGGAAACTTGCACTGATGACCATTGAAGTTGACCAGAATATTGACAGATCGGTACTGGATGAACTGAAAACACTGCCGAATATTCTTCAGGTGACAAAAATAGCAGATTAA
- the spoVM gene encoding stage V sporulation protein SpoVM, translating into MKFYTIKLPKFLGGIIRAMLGSMKKD; encoded by the coding sequence ATGAAATTTTATACAATCAAGTTACCGAAGTTTTTAGGGGGCATTATCAGGGCAATGCTTGGGTCGATGAAGAAGGATTAA
- the rpmB gene encoding 50S ribosomal protein L28 has translation MARKCVITGRKTRSGNSRSHAMNASKRTWGANLQKVRILVDGKPKRVYVSARALKSGKVERV, from the coding sequence ATGGCACGTAAATGCGTAATCACTGGTAGAAAAACACGTTCTGGAAACTCACGTTCTCACGCAATGAACGCTTCAAAACGTACTTGGGGTGCTAACCTTCAAAAAGTACGCATCTTAGTAGACGGCAAACCAAAACGCGTATATGTATCTGCTCGCGCTTTGAAATCCGGTAAAGTTGAGCGTGTATAA
- the rlmN gene encoding 23S rRNA (adenine(2503)-C(2))-methyltransferase RlmN — MEEVKRTKKTVIEENKKPSIYSLELGEIKNWLTENGEKPFRAAQIFDWLYIKRAASFEEMSNLSKPLRTKLEENFTLTTLKTIIQQTSSDGTMKFLFELHDGYSIETVLMRHEYGNSVCVTTQVGCRIGCTFCASTLGGLKRNLEAGEIVAQVVKVQKALDELGERVSHVVIMGIGEPFDNYDEMMGFLKIINHDDGLNIGARHITVSTSGIIPKIYKFADEQLQINFAVSLHAPNTELRSRLMPINRAYKLPELMEAIEYYVNKTGRRVSFEYGLFGGVNDGVEHAEELAALIKHLKCHVNLIPVNYVPERDYVRTPKEQIDLFEKTLKKRGINVTTRREQGHDIDAACGQLRAKERKEETR, encoded by the coding sequence ATGGAAGAGGTAAAACGCACAAAGAAAACAGTCATCGAAGAAAACAAAAAACCTTCCATTTATTCTCTCGAACTGGGAGAAATAAAAAACTGGCTGACGGAAAACGGAGAAAAGCCCTTCAGGGCTGCTCAGATCTTTGACTGGCTTTATATTAAACGGGCTGCATCATTTGAAGAGATGTCAAACCTTTCAAAGCCGCTCAGAACAAAACTTGAGGAGAACTTTACGCTTACCACGCTTAAAACGATCATTCAGCAGACATCAAGCGACGGCACGATGAAGTTCTTATTCGAGCTGCACGACGGCTATTCCATTGAAACGGTTCTCATGCGCCATGAATACGGCAATTCAGTATGCGTAACAACACAGGTCGGCTGCCGGATCGGCTGTACGTTCTGTGCTTCAACCCTTGGCGGTTTAAAACGCAACCTCGAAGCAGGAGAAATCGTTGCACAGGTCGTAAAAGTACAAAAGGCGCTTGATGAACTTGGAGAGAGGGTAAGCCATGTCGTCATCATGGGTATCGGAGAACCGTTTGATAACTATGATGAAATGATGGGATTCCTTAAAATCATCAATCATGACGACGGTTTGAACATTGGTGCACGCCATATTACTGTATCTACAAGCGGAATCATCCCGAAAATCTACAAATTTGCGGACGAACAGCTGCAGATTAACTTTGCTGTATCGCTGCATGCACCGAATACAGAACTCAGAAGCCGCTTAATGCCGATCAACAGAGCATATAAGCTCCCTGAGCTGATGGAAGCTATTGAGTATTATGTGAACAAAACAGGACGACGCGTCAGCTTCGAGTACGGGCTGTTCGGCGGAGTGAATGATGGGGTAGAACACGCTGAAGAGCTCGCAGCGCTTATTAAGCATCTGAAGTGCCATGTAAACCTGATTCCCGTGAACTATGTGCCTGAGCGCGATTATGTAAGAACTCCGAAAGAACAGATTGATCTTTTTGAGAAAACATTGAAAAAGCGCGGCATTAATGTAACGACAAGACGCGAACAGGGTCATGATATCGATGCAGCATGCGGTCAGCTGAGAGCGAAGGAGCGCAAAGAGGAGACGAGGTGA
- a CDS encoding DAK2 domain-containing protein has translation MSITTLDGKRFAEMILQGAGHLSNNADYVDALNVFPVPDGDTGTNMNLSMTSGAKEVQNHVSEHIGKVGTALSKGLLMGARGNSGVILSQLFRGFSKAIESKSTISAAEFAAALQAGVNTAYKAVMKPVEGTILTVAKDSAKKAVDTMESNPEISIDQLMEAVFAESKASLKRTPDLLPVLKEVGVVDSGGQGLVFVYEGFLAVLKGEKVSSAKVAASMTDLVSAEHHKSVASHINTEDIEFGYCTEFMVRFEDDKETFKEDAFRQDLSEHGDSLLVIADDEIVKVHIHAEYPGKVLTYAQNYGSLINMKIENMRQQHTSLLDSGNAPSKPAEKKEKQPYGIVTVTMGKGIAELFRSIGSHSVIEGGQTMNPSTEDIVQAIKDVNAETVIILPNNSNIVMAAQQAASVVDDNVIVIPSKTVPQGMAALLAFNPSASAEDNEEVMKDALGTVKTGQITYAVRDTNIDGLDIEKGDFMGIANGKIVTKDRNQLASAKKLLDSMMTEDDEILTVLQGADAADDEMKELVSYIESKFEDVEVEVHKGEQPLYSYIFSIE, from the coding sequence GTGTCAATTACAACTTTAGATGGAAAACGTTTTGCAGAAATGATCTTGCAGGGGGCAGGCCACCTGTCAAACAATGCAGATTATGTCGATGCGCTGAACGTTTTTCCGGTTCCGGACGGAGATACCGGGACGAATATGAACCTTTCGATGACATCCGGAGCGAAAGAGGTTCAAAATCATGTATCTGAGCATATCGGCAAAGTCGGTACGGCCCTGTCAAAAGGCCTGCTGATGGGAGCCCGCGGAAATTCCGGGGTTATTCTTTCCCAGCTGTTCAGAGGATTCTCAAAAGCAATTGAATCAAAAAGCACGATTTCAGCAGCAGAATTTGCAGCTGCTCTTCAAGCTGGCGTCAACACAGCATATAAAGCGGTCATGAAGCCCGTTGAAGGAACGATTTTAACTGTAGCAAAAGATTCAGCCAAAAAAGCGGTTGATACAATGGAGTCAAATCCTGAGATCAGCATCGATCAATTGATGGAAGCTGTATTTGCAGAATCAAAGGCATCCCTCAAAAGAACCCCTGACCTGCTTCCAGTCCTTAAAGAGGTAGGAGTTGTCGACAGCGGCGGACAAGGTCTTGTCTTTGTATATGAAGGATTTCTTGCCGTGCTAAAAGGAGAGAAAGTGTCTTCTGCCAAAGTTGCAGCGTCCATGACGGACCTTGTGAGCGCAGAACACCACAAAAGCGTTGCATCCCACATCAATACAGAAGATATTGAATTTGGATACTGCACGGAATTTATGGTGCGCTTTGAAGATGATAAAGAGACTTTCAAAGAAGATGCGTTCAGACAGGATCTGAGTGAACATGGTGATTCCCTTCTGGTTATTGCAGATGATGAAATTGTAAAAGTACATATTCACGCAGAGTATCCGGGAAAAGTTCTGACATATGCCCAGAACTATGGCAGCCTGATCAATATGAAGATTGAGAATATGCGCCAGCAGCATACGAGTCTGCTTGACAGCGGGAACGCACCATCAAAGCCCGCTGAAAAGAAAGAAAAACAGCCTTACGGTATTGTGACTGTCACAATGGGCAAAGGAATTGCCGAGCTGTTCCGCAGCATCGGATCACACTCTGTCATTGAAGGCGGACAGACGATGAACCCGAGCACAGAAGACATCGTTCAGGCGATTAAAGATGTAAATGCTGAAACAGTGATCATTCTGCCGAATAACTCCAATATCGTGATGGCTGCTCAGCAGGCTGCGTCTGTCGTGGATGATAACGTCATCGTGATTCCGTCTAAAACCGTCCCTCAGGGAATGGCAGCACTGCTTGCATTTAATCCGTCTGCATCAGCTGAGGACAACGAAGAAGTCATGAAAGATGCACTTGGAACGGTTAAGACAGGTCAGATTACGTACGCAGTCCGCGATACAAATATTGACGGCCTTGATATTGAAAAAGGCGATTTCATGGGTATTGCAAACGGTAAGATTGTGACGAAAGACCGCAATCAGCTGGCATCTGCCAAAAAACTTCTTGATTCCATGATGACAGAAGACGACGAAATATTGACTGTCCTTCAGGGCGCCGATGCAGCCGATGATGAAATGAAGGAACTTGTTTCCTATATCGAGAGCAAATTTGAAGATGTGGAAGTAGAAGTCCATAAAGGGGAGCAGCCTCTTTATTCCTACATTTTTTCAATCGAATAA
- the rpe gene encoding ribulose-phosphate 3-epimerase has product MIKIAPSILSADFSKLGAEIEDVERGGADYIHVDVMDGHFVPNITIGPLIVEAIRPVTKLPLDVHLMIENPDAYIPAFAKAGADIISVHAEACPHLHRTIQLIKSEGVKAGVVLNPHTPADMIKHVIDDVDLVLLMTVNPGFGGQSFIHAVLPKIKEVADMVKERGLQTEIEVDGGVNSETARLCMEAGANVLVAGSAVYNQSDRKRAIDQIRNA; this is encoded by the coding sequence ATGATTAAAATTGCACCTTCCATCCTTTCAGCAGACTTTTCAAAGCTTGGAGCGGAAATTGAGGATGTTGAAAGAGGCGGAGCGGATTATATTCATGTTGATGTGATGGATGGCCATTTTGTCCCGAATATCACGATCGGCCCGCTGATTGTGGAAGCGATCAGACCTGTGACAAAGCTGCCGCTTGATGTGCATTTGATGATTGAAAATCCGGATGCATACATCCCGGCATTTGCAAAAGCGGGTGCGGACATTATTTCTGTGCACGCTGAAGCATGCCCTCACCTGCACCGCACAATTCAGCTGATTAAATCAGAAGGCGTAAAAGCAGGTGTTGTGCTGAATCCTCATACACCTGCTGATATGATCAAGCATGTGATTGATGATGTGGATCTCGTCCTGCTGATGACAGTGAATCCCGGGTTTGGCGGGCAGTCTTTTATCCATGCTGTTCTTCCTAAAATAAAAGAAGTGGCTGACATGGTAAAAGAACGGGGTCTTCAAACAGAGATTGAAGTAGACGGCGGAGTAAACTCAGAAACAGCAAGATTGTGCATGGAAGCAGGAGCGAACGTTTTGGTTGCCGGCTCAGCTGTTTATAACCAGAGTGACCGCAAACGGGCGATTGATCAAATAAGAAACGCATAA
- the rsmB gene encoding 16S rRNA (cytosine(967)-C(5))-methyltransferase RsmB, whose protein sequence is MKKNNVRETALETLLMIEKNQAYSHLLLNSMIKKHGVKEIDIPLLTEIVYGTLQRRDTLDFYLAPFIKNAKKTEQWVQNLLRLSVYQMVYLDRVPERAVFHEAVEIAKHRGHKGIASFVNGILRSIQRQGLPSTAEIKDEAERIAVETSFPLWLVKRWISQLGANDAKKMCEATLTPPSVSARVNLMKNTRGELMERLLAKGFQIEEGDLTADAIKSLKGSLVQTEEFKEGRFTIQDESSMLVARTLAPEKGDAVLDACAAPGGKSTHIAEILENTGTVYSLDLHTHKVSLITEQAERLGLTNIKTEAMDSRKVHERFKNEQFDKILVDAPCSGLGVVRRKPDIKYTKSAEDVKRLSQIQLEILSSAAPLLKKGGTLVYSTCTIDSEENGQVVDKFLAEHSEFELDSAMADRLPEAAKPYADGGQVQILPHYFGTDGFYIASLRKKV, encoded by the coding sequence ATGAAGAAAAATAATGTCCGTGAAACGGCTCTTGAAACGCTGCTCATGATTGAAAAAAATCAGGCGTACAGCCATCTCCTATTAAACTCCATGATCAAAAAGCATGGAGTAAAAGAGATCGATATCCCTCTGCTTACAGAAATCGTTTACGGTACGCTTCAGCGCAGGGATACGCTGGATTTTTATCTTGCGCCTTTTATTAAAAATGCCAAAAAAACAGAGCAGTGGGTGCAAAACCTTTTAAGGCTTTCCGTGTACCAGATGGTGTATCTTGACAGAGTGCCGGAGCGAGCTGTTTTTCACGAGGCCGTTGAAATCGCAAAACACAGGGGCCACAAGGGCATTGCATCCTTTGTCAATGGCATCTTAAGGTCCATTCAGCGGCAGGGGCTGCCTTCCACTGCTGAAATAAAAGATGAGGCTGAGCGCATCGCTGTCGAGACAAGCTTTCCTCTTTGGCTTGTGAAGCGCTGGATCAGCCAGCTTGGGGCGAATGATGCGAAAAAAATGTGCGAAGCCACATTGACGCCGCCAAGTGTATCGGCCCGTGTCAATCTAATGAAAAACACCCGCGGGGAGTTAATGGAGCGGCTTTTAGCAAAAGGTTTTCAAATTGAAGAGGGCGATCTGACTGCTGATGCCATTAAAAGTCTGAAAGGCAGTCTTGTGCAGACGGAAGAATTTAAAGAAGGCAGGTTTACGATTCAGGATGAAAGTTCAATGCTGGTTGCAAGAACGCTTGCCCCTGAAAAAGGAGATGCTGTTCTTGATGCATGCGCAGCTCCAGGCGGAAAATCAACCCATATAGCGGAGATTCTTGAGAACACAGGAACTGTTTACTCTCTTGATCTCCATACGCATAAAGTCAGCCTGATCACTGAACAGGCGGAAAGACTCGGCCTTACAAACATTAAGACTGAAGCAATGGACAGCAGAAAAGTGCATGAGCGCTTTAAAAACGAACAGTTTGACAAAATACTGGTCGATGCCCCATGCTCAGGACTTGGGGTTGTCAGACGAAAGCCTGACATTAAATACACGAAATCAGCCGAGGACGTGAAAAGACTGTCGCAAATTCAGCTGGAAATTCTGTCATCTGCCGCGCCTTTACTTAAAAAAGGTGGTACACTAGTCTATAGTACATGTACAATTGACAGCGAAGAAAACGGGCAGGTTGTTGACAAATTTCTAGCAGAACACAGTGAATTTGAACTTGATTCAGCAATGGCTGACCGGCTGCCGGAGGCTGCAAAGCCGTATGCAGACGGAGGGCAAGTCCAGATTCTGCCCCACTATTTTGGAACAGACGGATTTTATATAGCAAGCTTAAGAAAGAAGGTGTAA
- a CDS encoding thiamine diphosphokinase yields MKIHIVAGGPETYIPSLKDYQTEDAVWIGVDRGVIYLQQAGIIPDRAFGDFDSVTEKELNTLNRSAVHLDLFPAEKDQTDTEIALEWAVKMNPEAIILFGSTGGRLDHFLANTQLLARYPETNIEIIDRKNQLSVFLPGTRSVHSESRFPYISFLPVSLEVRDITLEGFKYPLSGCHIKLGATLCISNELIRPSGTFSFSSGILMMVRSTDE; encoded by the coding sequence GTGAAGATTCACATTGTCGCAGGAGGTCCTGAAACGTATATTCCTTCATTAAAGGATTATCAAACGGAAGATGCAGTCTGGATTGGCGTTGACAGGGGAGTGATCTATCTGCAGCAGGCGGGCATTATACCGGACAGGGCGTTTGGAGACTTTGATTCTGTGACAGAAAAAGAGCTTAACACGCTGAACAGGTCGGCTGTGCATCTGGATCTTTTTCCTGCGGAAAAGGACCAGACAGACACTGAGATTGCCCTGGAATGGGCGGTGAAAATGAACCCTGAAGCCATCATCCTCTTCGGCTCGACTGGCGGCAGGCTTGACCACTTTCTTGCAAACACACAGCTTCTGGCACGTTATCCGGAAACGAACATCGAAATTATTGACCGAAAAAATCAGCTGTCTGTTTTCCTCCCCGGCACCCGCAGCGTGCATTCTGAGAGCAGATTTCCTTATATCTCGTTTCTGCCCGTGAGCCTGGAAGTGAGGGATATTACACTCGAGGGTTTTAAATATCCGCTTTCAGGCTGTCATATAAAGCTTGGGGCGACACTATGTATTAGTAATGAACTTATTCGTCCATCCGGTACTTTTTCATTCAGCAGCGGCATATTAATGATGGTAAGAAGTACTGATGAATAA
- a CDS encoding Asp23/Gls24 family envelope stress response protein, which produces MSIEMKTKYGHIDISNEVIATVAGGAAIDCYGIVGMASKNQIKDGITEILRKENFSRGVIVRQEEDHINIDMYIIVSYGTKISEVAHNVQTKVKYTLDKTVGLAVDSVNIFVQSVRVTNP; this is translated from the coding sequence ATGTCCATCGAGATGAAAACAAAGTACGGACACATTGACATATCCAATGAAGTCATTGCAACGGTTGCTGGCGGTGCAGCCATTGACTGTTATGGCATTGTCGGAATGGCATCCAAAAACCAGATCAAAGACGGCATCACTGAAATTCTGAGAAAAGAAAACTTCAGCCGCGGTGTTATTGTCCGCCAGGAAGAAGATCATATCAATATTGATATGTACATTATCGTCAGCTACGGAACGAAAATCTCTGAAGTGGCACATAATGTTCAAACGAAAGTGAAGTACACACTGGATAAAACAGTCGGACTAGCTGTTGATTCAGTCAATATTTTTGTTCAGAGTGTTCGTGTAACGAACCCGTAG
- a CDS encoding Stp1/IreP family PP2C-type Ser/Thr phosphatase, protein METVIATDRGKVRQHNEDSVGVFQNKDGDVLAVVADGMGGHLAGDVASQMTIAALKEMWEYASGISSPDLASGWLSDHVAKVNLTLLQHAKTHPDCSGMGTTVVAAICTEAFATVGHIGDSRGYLCNGSGFKQITEDHSLVNELVRSGQISREDAEHHPRKNVLVRALGTEEHVELDMTSICLEESDLLLLCSDGLSNKVGEEELKDLLSSGGSLQNIAQELIRKANDNGGEDNISLVIVKQPSEIKEGDEAC, encoded by the coding sequence ATGGAAACCGTTATCGCAACAGACAGGGGAAAAGTGAGACAGCACAATGAAGACAGCGTTGGTGTTTTTCAAAATAAAGACGGTGATGTTTTAGCCGTCGTGGCCGACGGAATGGGCGGCCATTTAGCAGGTGATGTAGCAAGCCAGATGACGATTGCTGCATTAAAAGAGATGTGGGAGTATGCCTCGGGCATATCCTCCCCGGATCTCGCCTCAGGCTGGCTTTCGGATCATGTGGCAAAGGTGAATCTGACCTTGCTGCAGCATGCAAAAACACATCCTGACTGCAGCGGAATGGGCACGACCGTTGTGGCGGCAATTTGTACAGAAGCTTTTGCAACTGTCGGCCATATTGGCGACAGCCGCGGCTATCTCTGCAACGGCAGCGGATTTAAACAAATTACAGAAGACCACTCGCTTGTCAATGAATTGGTGAGATCCGGACAAATATCAAGAGAAGATGCCGAGCATCATCCGCGCAAAAATGTTCTTGTAAGGGCTTTAGGAACAGAAGAACATGTGGAACTTGACATGACCTCTATTTGTCTTGAAGAATCTGATCTTCTTCTATTATGTTCAGACGGCCTGTCGAACAAAGTAGGCGAAGAGGAGCTTAAGGATCTGCTTTCATCCGGCGGTTCGCTTCAGAACATTGCTCAGGAACTGATCAGAAAGGCCAATGATAACGGGGGAGAGGATAACATTTCACTCGTCATCGTCAAACAGCCGTCTGAAATCAAAGAGGGTGATGAGGCGTGCTGA
- the pknB gene encoding Stk1 family PASTA domain-containing Ser/Thr kinase, protein MLIGKRLSGRYKILRVIGGGGMANVYLARDMILDRDVAMKVLRFDFSNDDEFIKRFRREAQSATSLAHPNIVSIFDVGEEDGIYYIVMEYVEGNTLKQYIQQYAPLHPREALNIMEQIVSAIAHAHENHIVHRDIKPHNILIDPHGNVKVTDFGIAMALSSTTITQTNSVLGSVHYLSPEQARGGMANKKSDIYSLGIVLFELLTGRLPFDGESAISIALKHLQSETPSAKRWNATVPQSVENIILKAMAKDTFHRYESAEEMEADLSTALNPERLHEEKFVIPEDTEATKAIPIITDSDMFEKTGDTLVRAPEPSAEETAVKHAPVKKEKKKKEEKKKKSKAGVILISLFLILLAAGVAAVTVVPALMMPKDVEVPDLTGMKYQDAVEKLVSEKFEVDDPILIADDEIPEGDVVRTKPEAGRMAKEGDSIIIYQSSGKEKVELDDYVDRDITRVRELLERKGFEKITVEEEFNEAAAGTILEQDPEPGDMVIPSEDELVLTVSAGPEEFELKNLRGYSEEALNAYIEENQLQLVRKDVFSDTVPKGEVISHSPEPSVKVLPGDTIEATVSLGPEEKPAKKVKRVIEIPYPEELAGQPAEVKINIDDAERSVSDDFDVFTITENATREIEFAIEPGGRAYYMVTVDNRVEKTETIPYE, encoded by the coding sequence GTGCTGATCGGCAAGCGGTTAAGCGGCAGATATAAAATACTCCGCGTGATTGGCGGCGGAGGAATGGCTAACGTATATTTGGCGCGGGACATGATTTTAGACCGAGATGTTGCAATGAAAGTTCTCAGGTTCGATTTTTCAAACGACGATGAATTCATCAAACGGTTCAGGCGTGAGGCACAGTCCGCAACAAGCCTTGCCCACCCGAATATTGTCAGCATTTTTGATGTTGGAGAAGAAGACGGCATCTACTATATTGTTATGGAGTATGTGGAAGGCAACACACTGAAGCAATACATACAGCAGTATGCTCCCCTGCACCCGAGAGAAGCTCTCAATATCATGGAGCAAATCGTATCAGCCATTGCACACGCCCACGAAAACCACATTGTCCACCGGGATATCAAGCCTCATAACATCCTGATCGATCCTCATGGCAATGTGAAAGTAACGGATTTCGGGATTGCAATGGCGCTTAGCTCGACCACGATTACCCAGACAAATTCTGTCCTTGGATCTGTCCATTACCTTTCGCCTGAACAGGCAAGGGGAGGAATGGCCAATAAAAAATCAGATATCTATTCACTTGGCATTGTGCTCTTTGAACTTTTGACCGGAAGACTGCCGTTTGACGGAGAATCGGCCATTTCCATTGCGCTGAAGCACCTGCAGTCTGAAACGCCTTCTGCCAAGCGCTGGAATGCAACGGTTCCCCAAAGTGTTGAAAACATTATTTTAAAAGCAATGGCAAAGGACACGTTCCACCGGTATGAGTCTGCTGAAGAGATGGAAGCCGATCTTTCAACCGCTTTAAATCCGGAACGGCTTCATGAAGAAAAGTTTGTCATACCGGAAGATACAGAGGCAACAAAAGCGATTCCGATTATCACGGATTCAGATATGTTCGAAAAAACCGGTGATACGCTTGTTCGTGCGCCTGAACCGTCGGCAGAAGAAACGGCTGTAAAACATGCGCCGGTAAAGAAAGAAAAAAAGAAAAAAGAAGAGAAAAAGAAAAAAAGCAAAGCGGGAGTCATCCTGATCAGCCTCTTTTTGATCCTTCTTGCAGCAGGAGTTGCCGCTGTCACCGTTGTGCCGGCCCTGATGATGCCAAAAGATGTGGAAGTTCCTGATCTGACAGGGATGAAGTATCAGGATGCGGTTGAGAAGCTTGTCTCGGAAAAATTTGAAGTGGATGACCCCATCCTGATTGCCGATGATGAAATTCCGGAAGGGGATGTCGTCAGAACAAAACCTGAAGCAGGCAGAATGGCAAAGGAAGGGGACAGCATTATCATCTATCAGAGCTCAGGCAAAGAGAAAGTCGAGCTTGATGATTATGTGGACAGAGACATTACAAGAGTCCGGGAGCTTCTTGAACGTAAAGGATTTGAAAAAATCACGGTAGAAGAAGAATTTAATGAAGCAGCAGCGGGAACGATTTTAGAGCAGGATCCTGAACCGGGTGACATGGTGATTCCAAGCGAAGATGAACTCGTGCTGACTGTAAGTGCCGGACCGGAGGAATTTGAACTAAAGAACTTAAGAGGCTATTCAGAAGAAGCGCTGAATGCCTATATCGAAGAGAATCAGCTCCAGCTTGTGAGGAAGGATGTCTTTTCTGACACAGTGCCGAAAGGAGAGGTCATTTCCCATTCTCCTGAGCCGTCAGTAAAAGTGCTTCCGGGCGACACCATTGAGGCCACTGTTTCCCTTGGGCCGGAAGAAAAGCCTGCCAAAAAAGTCAAGCGGGTGATTGAAATTCCGTATCCGGAAGAGCTTGCAGGGCAGCCGGCGGAAGTGAAGATCAACATCGATGATGCCGAGCGGTCTGTATCTGATGATTTTGACGTGTTCACCATTACAGAGAACGCTACCAGAGAAATTGAATTCGCAATCGAACCCGGTGGAAGAGCCTATTACATGGTAACGGTTGACAACCGCGTTGAGAAAACCGAAACCATTCCATATGAGTAA